From Zea mays cultivar B73 chromosome 3, Zm-B73-REFERENCE-NAM-5.0, whole genome shotgun sequence:
CTTTTCCTTGGTCGGTGATATATATTCACTTGATGGTATAGCTCTGCCAAAAGCACAACAACTCCTGCTTGATCCACAAAAAATAGGATGCTCATGTGATTGTATTTTGATTTTTtagttttatttttgttgcaTGTACAATTCAATATGTGATTGTATCTTTTGATTCCTAGAAGGATAGAGTTTGCACTAGAAGAGGATGCTCATGTTGTTGATGACTGTGTAAAAGTACCTTTCTGTAGTTATCATCGTGTATTGTTTATAAGGATTAATGTTAAAGAGTTTTAATAGTTTTTTCCTTCCTACTTCCAATGTCTGAATTTATACACGTTACACGTATGATGTATGCATCATGTTGAGAGCTTTCATCTCAATGAAGCCAACACCACCATGTAAAATGTAGCAGTCGGCATCCTGAGACTGTTTCTGTAATCAATTACATCTGTTGGGAGATTCTTGTCGGTCGAACTTATTTGTTTCTTAACACACATTCATTACCTTCCTTTAGGGATTGCGCTTGGACATTCCGGGCAGCGTGCACCCAAGATTGACCAAGCTGATTCGACGGTGCTAGGACAAAGATCCTGATGCGTGTCTGACTTTTGCAGAGATTACTATAGAACTCCAAGATAGTCTACACCATATCGAGGTATTATGATCCACTATAATACCGTGCAACTCTTATATGAGGGTGGGTGTGATAATAAGCAAATAAAGTCTGAGCCATTGTTTCTTGAGAGCCAGTTGCCATGTGTTTTTGTTTACAGTAACTGTGACCCTGAGCATATATTGCTTTTAACAGGCACCCAAGGGAGCCAGCCGTCGTTCTTGAGCAAAGATGTAGAAGAAataagaggaagaaaaagaatACATACGTAGGGCAAGGTTTCCTACTTTTTTGTGTGTTACACAAGTTGCAGTATGAGTGTTTGTGGTGTATGTCATAGTTATAAATATTTCAAGGCCAAGTAAGTATAAAAACCGACCttagctcagttggtagagcgGAGGACTGTAGTGGATTCCCCATGTCATTTGTTCTTGTTGGCAGGGAATACCTAGCTACGACAAAGATGGGGATGGCTAGGAAAGAAAACCAATTGTGGGACAATGATAATTGATATCAATGTCAGCCCCTTATATGCTACACCTGCAACCTGTAATCATACCGTCAACTGCACCTGACATCCGTGCATCAGAAGTTTTTAATTCTGATGATTTAGATTATGTCTATAAATCTGTTGAGGATGGCATGGAACATATTTTTACTTCAACAACACAACTCCAATTTGGTCATGATTTGTGCTTGAATGAAGAAGTCAAGATTTCCTTTTGACTCAGCCTGTTTTTCTGAATTACTGGTTTGTTACAAAATTGTAGATATAATAGGGAACTAATTTGTGTTGTTTTTTATCAGAGATGCAGGAGCTCTAACCGTCTGAATATTATTGTGTACTGTTGTGTTGTCAATGCTCTGAATCTACAGCTGCTGCAGTGCTATTAGGCCATTAGTTTAGTGAACATCAAATAGGTAAACATAGCttaagagatagagatttgaagaGAGTAAAAAGTAGTACAAATATCGTCTTTTCATAGCAATGGGAATACAACATGTTAAAATAAGGAAGAAATCCAAGTAAAAAATAGAGAAAACTCCATTGTTTCAGCTAAAACAGTTTCAACTTACAATCCATCTGATAGTTGTTGCCGAGGTAACTAATTTTAGTTTTCTTATCAAAATCTGTCTTAAGTTGTGGACTTGTTATTATGGAAATATATCTTTCATGGAAAATTTGATTATTTAGAATAGTTAAATTGGTTTTTAACTATTATCTGATATAACCACGACATTTGATATTATCTGATATAACTACGATATATGGTATTGAAAAAGTCTAACCTTCAAGGTTTTTGTGGTGCGTATTTTTTAATTGAGAAATCCAGTACAACATCTTGGTTTGCATACACCACGTTACCTAAGATCTCAATTTGTTTAAATGCATTTTCTCCTGCAAAATTTTGGTTCAATTGCAGCAATGCTCTCCTCAAGCTGTGAAACATATTATGGAAAGAACTAAACTGTGAACTAGATGTTTGTTTCAAACTGGTTGTGAACTGAAAGCGTGAACAGATGTATGTTTCAATCTGGTTTTAGCCTGTCAACTGAAACTGAAACTGCGAACTACCTATCAATTTAAACTGTGAACTACCTATCACATGTGAACTAAACCTATGAACTTGTGAACTCAAAATTGAAGCTGTGAACTTGCGAACTCAAATTGAAACTTGGGACACAATCTCGGCACAAAAACTTGTGAGCTTGGCCGCTTGGGACAAAAACTTGGGACAAACTGGGGACCAAAACTTGTGAACTTGGGACATAAACTGAAACTGAAACTCAGCATGGTTCTCATGAACTGACTTTCAATACTAGGCATGGAACATAAATCACAGGTTCAGTAAATGAGCACCTCACGGTGGATGGGGCCGACGGCACGGGCGACGCCTACGGACCTTAACTCCCCTTCGATATGTACTGTGGTGGTTTCTATGTGCTCGTGTGGcgtatttataataatattacatATTTATTAGTGTTACGATGATATTTTGCCACATGAATTTTGTATATCGAAATGATGTTTATTATTTTATACCTATGctttatactaatttttaacactcccgtagcaacgcacgggcacatacttAGTGGAGATTTATGCATGAACTAAACAGGACTGCAACGGTTAAAAAGTCAAGCTAAAGCTCCTCTTCGGCACATACCTAGTGGAGATTTATGCATGAACTAAACAGGACTGCAACGGTTAAAAAGTCAAGCTAAAGCTCCTCTTCTCCATGAACCTTACAGTGACACTGACATGCTACTCGTCAAAAACTCAAAATACCAGCAGAACAGGCCCGCTTTACGATTTGATCGTTTAGTATCAATCGGCATGTACAGAATACAATATGGGCTTCAATCAAACCAGGCTAACAAGTCCAGTGGGCTGCAGTCAAGTGTGTGAGCATCAGTCAAACCAGGCTACAAGTGAGTCCAGAACAGAAACCAAACGCACGCTATTCTAGAACATTCGAGCCAAGGGCAAACCGGGCTTTTCCCCCTCGCTCTAATTCCGAGTCCGATTCCGCCGGAACCGACCTTTCCTTCCGTGTCGAAGTCGAAGTCCGACTGGAACAGGGGATAAAGGAAACGCGTGAATCGAAGGCCCATATAACCCGGTTCATATTCCATCTCAAATTCAGAGccgtcccctccccctcccccctccctctCCAACCCCGCCGCACCCTCGCCATGACACACTCTCCGTTGGCGGCCATCAAGCCGCCGCGTCCGTTCTTCCAATCTCACCCTAGCCATACGGAGCTCGTCGACTCCTACCTCCGTACCTGGGTCGAGGACGGCGTCAAGACCGGCGCGTTCATCCACGATGCCGACGTGTACGGTTCCGACCCCGCCGACCTCCTCCAGCAGTTCGCGCCGGTGGTGGCCCACAACGGTGAGCGGGCGTGGTACTTCTACAGCCTGCTGCGCTACAAGCACAGCAGCGGGAAGCGGAAGAAGCGATCCACCGGGTCCGGGACCTGGCATAGCGAAGCCAAACCGAAGCCCGTGTTCATGGCGTCCAAGTCGAACTGGCACCAGATTGGACTCCGCCAGACCTTCTCCTTCGTCGTCAGGAATGAAACCGGCGCGCTGTTCCGCACGGGTTGGATCATGATGGAGCACCGCCTCCTCAACGACGACGGTGAGGAGAAACAGCAGGAGGAGGAGGGCTTCCTCGTATATCGTGTCCTGTGCAAGGTGTACCGCAGCCCGCGCAAGCCCGAGCCAAGCGGCAACAAGGCCGCGGCGGCGGCCTCGCCCGGGCACAAGATCGAGGCCGACGACGACGAATCTAACGACGCAACGTTGGACGAAAACGACGACGACGAATCTAACGACGCAACGTTGGACGAAAACGACGACGGCTCCAATGCGGCGCCACCGGCGGCATCTGGACGCAAGAGGAAATCCGACGACGTCGAACCCAGCGAAGCGAAGGCGAGCGACGTGATCGCCGGAGgggccgcggcggcgcccgcgccCAAGAAAAAGTCCGACGGCAGCAGCTCCCCTGTCGCTACATCTCCTACGACGGAAATGCAGTGCCCTGGGTGCGGTCACCATGTCCTCGTTACAATGAACAGGGCGGAGCCCAAATCGC
This genomic window contains:
- the LOC100276519 gene encoding transcription factor JUNGBRUNNEN 1 codes for the protein MTHSPLAAIKPPRPFFQSHPSHTELVDSYLRTWVEDGVKTGAFIHDADVYGSDPADLLQQFAPVVAHNGERAWYFYSLLRYKHSSGKRKKRSTGSGTWHSEAKPKPVFMASKSNWHQIGLRQTFSFVVRNETGALFRTGWIMMEHRLLNDDGEEKQQEEEGFLVYRVLCKVYRSPRKPEPSGNKAAAAASPGHKIEADDDESNDATLDENDDDESNDATLDENDDGSNAAPPAASGRKRKSDDVEPSEAKASDVIAGGAAAAPAPKKKSDGSSSPVATSPTTEMQCPGCGHHVLVTMNRAEPKSQTEIAKDESAPGARQQGEIRMYEFL